A single region of the Neisseria zoodegmatis genome encodes:
- a CDS encoding arsenate reductase, with translation MTTLYGIPNCDTVKKARAWLAENNIAYDFVDFKKTPPDAALIESWLKDIPIETLLNKRGTTWRKLSSEQQAAAECTQGAIAVMVAHPSLIKRPILQHNNQHSAGFQADNYAKIFLSS, from the coding sequence ATGACTACCCTATACGGCATTCCCAACTGCGACACCGTTAAAAAAGCCCGTGCGTGGCTGGCGGAAAACAATATTGCTTACGACTTTGTAGATTTCAAAAAAACGCCGCCCGATGCCGCTTTGATTGAAAGCTGGTTGAAAGACATCCCCATCGAAACCTTGCTCAACAAACGCGGTACGACTTGGCGCAAACTCAGCAGCGAACAGCAAGCCGCCGCTGAATGTACGCAAGGCGCAATAGCGGTGATGGTTGCCCATCCAAGCCTGATCAAACGCCCTATTCTTCAGCATAACAATCAGCATTCTGCCGGTTTTCAGGCTGATAATTACGCCAAAATCTTTTTGTCTTCATGA
- the ubiE gene encoding bifunctional demethylmenaquinone methyltransferase/2-methoxy-6-polyprenyl-1,4-benzoquinol methylase UbiE has product MSDNKTHFGYQTVNESEKAGKVAEVFHSVAKNYDIMNDVMSGGLHRVWKHFTINTARLKKGDKVLDIAGGTGDLSRGWAKRVGQEGEVWLTDINSSMLSVGRDRLLNEGIILPVSLADAEKLPFPDNYFNLVSVAFGLRNMTHKEAALKEMYRVLKPGGTLLVLEFSKVFKPLEPAYDLYSFKLLPLMGKVIAKDADSYQYLAESIRMHPDQETLKQMMLDAGFDNVDYHNMTAGVVALHKGIKY; this is encoded by the coding sequence ATGAGCGACAACAAAACCCATTTCGGCTACCAAACCGTTAACGAAAGCGAAAAAGCCGGCAAAGTAGCCGAGGTTTTCCATTCCGTAGCTAAAAATTACGACATTATGAACGACGTCATGTCCGGCGGATTACACCGCGTTTGGAAGCACTTTACCATCAACACCGCACGCTTGAAAAAAGGCGATAAAGTTTTAGACATTGCCGGAGGCACAGGTGATTTGTCGCGCGGTTGGGCAAAAAGAGTAGGGCAAGAGGGCGAAGTATGGCTCACCGACATTAATTCATCCATGCTTTCAGTCGGGCGTGACCGCTTGCTTAACGAAGGTATCATTCTTCCCGTATCGTTGGCAGATGCCGAAAAACTGCCTTTCCCGGATAATTATTTCAACTTGGTATCCGTAGCTTTCGGCCTGCGCAACATGACGCACAAAGAAGCCGCCCTTAAAGAAATGTACCGCGTATTAAAACCCGGCGGCACTTTATTGGTATTGGAATTTTCCAAAGTATTCAAACCATTAGAGCCGGCTTACGATTTGTATTCCTTTAAACTTTTGCCGCTGATGGGTAAAGTTATTGCAAAAGACGCAGACAGCTATCAATACTTGGCAGAATCCATCCGCATGCACCCTGATCAAGAAACGCTCAAACAAATGATGTTGGATGCAGGATTTGATAATGTCGATTACCACAATATGACCGCAGGAGTGGTGGCGCTGCATAAGGGTATTAAATACTAA
- a CDS encoding energy transducer TonB — translation MAWGDGIRPEDKIYKYKRQHSTNSDTAAIVMILLVIAVAISYLAFSKYRERQEAEELIKHLNKQTTGEYYAKQAVKSLGNTIENLAHPAGERQVIYTSNQDSQRMNFEIGKIQPQYPHYALTQGYEGFVTYKVDLSRYGVIEEIKLAKSSGYESLDTAALKAIKHSAFTPPNLLIQHASTLYITCGFQSKKAYCQY, via the coding sequence ATGGCATGGGGTGACGGGATCAGACCTGAAGATAAAATATACAAGTATAAGCGGCAACACAGCACAAACTCAGACACAGCAGCTATTGTTATGATTTTATTGGTTATCGCTGTTGCCATCAGCTATCTCGCATTCAGCAAATATCGCGAACGCCAAGAAGCTGAAGAGTTGATAAAGCATCTAAACAAGCAAACAACAGGAGAATATTATGCGAAACAGGCAGTCAAAAGCTTAGGCAATACAATAGAAAACCTTGCTCATCCCGCAGGAGAAAGGCAAGTCATCTACACAAGCAATCAAGACAGCCAACGTATGAATTTTGAAATAGGCAAAATCCAACCTCAATATCCTCATTATGCTTTAACGCAGGGTTATGAAGGTTTCGTTACCTATAAAGTAGATTTAAGCCGATATGGTGTAATAGAAGAAATCAAGTTAGCAAAAAGCAGCGGTTACGAAAGCTTAGATACGGCCGCCTTAAAAGCCATTAAACACTCGGCATTTACTCCGCCCAATTTGCTAATCCAACACGCCAGCACGCTTTACATTACATGCGGTTTTCAAAGCAAAAAAGCATACTGCCAATATTAA
- a CDS encoding glutamate-5-semialdehyde dehydrogenase yields MHSIQEYVRQTASSAKQAFYELAEASTAQKNSALLRLAELLKHHQDAIIAANAQDMAQAEAKGLDSALLDRLKLGPQTIESMCEGLRQIAALPDPVGEMDEFRIRPNGLQIGKMRVPLGVIGIIYESRPNVTVDAAALCLKSGNACVLRGGSEAFNSNMAIAKLISQALSENKLPVAAVRFIENTDRESVGAMLQIPGLIDVIIPRGGKSLVARISAEARVPVIKHLDGICHVYIDQAADTQKAVDIAVNAKTSRYGTCNTMETLLVHEARAAEILPLLAEQYAQKGVELRGCGRTLALLPNIKAATDEDWDTEYLAPILSVKIVNDMAEAVAHINTHGSHHTDSIVTESYTDAQRFLRMVDSASVMINASTRFADGFEYGLGAEIGISTDKIHVRGPVGLHGLTSQKWVVLGNGQVRT; encoded by the coding sequence ATGCACTCTATTCAAGAATACGTTCGACAAACCGCATCTTCCGCCAAACAAGCTTTTTATGAGCTGGCGGAAGCTTCTACCGCACAAAAAAATTCAGCGCTTTTGCGTTTGGCAGAATTATTGAAGCACCATCAAGACGCCATTATTGCCGCCAATGCCCAAGATATGGCACAAGCCGAGGCAAAAGGCTTAGATTCCGCTTTGCTCGACCGTTTGAAGCTTGGCCCTCAAACAATAGAGAGCATGTGCGAAGGTTTGCGCCAGATTGCCGCTTTGCCCGACCCGGTGGGAGAAATGGACGAATTCCGCATCCGCCCAAACGGCTTGCAAATAGGCAAAATGCGTGTGCCTTTAGGCGTGATCGGCATTATTTACGAGTCTCGCCCCAATGTTACCGTTGATGCCGCGGCGCTGTGTTTGAAATCAGGCAATGCCTGCGTGTTGCGCGGAGGTAGCGAGGCCTTCAACAGCAATATGGCGATTGCCAAGTTGATTTCTCAGGCCTTGTCGGAAAATAAATTGCCGGTAGCAGCGGTGCGCTTTATCGAAAATACCGATAGAGAAAGCGTTGGCGCCATGTTGCAGATTCCCGGCTTGATTGACGTTATCATTCCCCGAGGCGGTAAATCATTGGTGGCGCGCATCAGCGCAGAGGCTAGGGTGCCGGTTATCAAACACCTAGACGGCATTTGCCATGTTTACATTGATCAGGCAGCTGATACGCAAAAAGCCGTGGACATTGCCGTGAATGCCAAAACTTCCCGCTACGGCACATGTAATACGATGGAAACCTTGCTCGTGCACGAAGCGCGTGCCGCTGAAATTCTGCCGCTGCTGGCAGAACAATATGCTCAAAAAGGTGTGGAATTACGCGGTTGCGGGCGCACTTTGGCCTTGTTGCCAAACATTAAAGCAGCCACAGACGAAGATTGGGACACTGAATACCTCGCGCCCATTTTATCGGTAAAAATCGTTAATGATATGGCCGAAGCAGTTGCACACATCAATACGCACGGCAGCCATCACACCGACAGCATCGTAACCGAGTCTTATACCGATGCCCAACGCTTCTTGCGTATGGTGGACAGCGCCAGCGTTATGATCAATGCCAGTACCCGTTTTGCGGATGGCTTCGAATATGGCTTGGGCGCTGAAATCGGTATTTCTACCGACAAAATCCACGTACGCGGCCCCGTCGGCCTGCATGGTTTGACCAGTCAGAAATGGGTGGTGTTGGGTAACGGGCAGGTTCGTACATAA
- the ribBA gene encoding bifunctional 3,4-dihydroxy-2-butanone-4-phosphate synthase/GTP cyclohydrolase II: MDITELRRRNLRQWIIRQHGGQQAHFAAAASINQGELSSLLKNKSFGEKKARKIEQSAGMPAMWLDTDHGDLPETPSAHHPTPQEKNPKMSHISPIADILADIKAGKMVIITDAEDRENEGDLIMAAQFVTPQAINFMIKHARGLVCLPMNDELVDRLNLPQMTQKNGAQYGTNFTVSIEAAHGISTGISAADRALTIQTAVSPTVKAEDIVQPGHIFPLRSQKGGVLVRAGHTEAAVDLAQMSGLIPAGVICEILNDDGTMARMPELMKFAEEHNLKIGTIADLIEYRSRTESLLEEMGDTTVNTPWGEFQQHVYVDKLSGETHLALVKGELSPEKETLVRVHEPFSVMDFIQADPNHSWPIPLALQRIQQADAGVIILLHRTEDGAALLDRTLPKNSFQVKKWDRKTYGIGAQILAGLNVQKMRVMGKPSSMNGLTGFGLEVVGFEEAPENK; encoded by the coding sequence ATGGATATTACCGAGCTGCGCCGCCGCAATCTGCGCCAATGGATCATACGGCAGCATGGCGGACAGCAAGCGCACTTCGCCGCGGCAGCCTCCATCAATCAGGGCGAACTGTCTTCGCTGTTGAAAAACAAATCGTTCGGCGAAAAAAAAGCCCGCAAAATCGAGCAGTCTGCCGGAATGCCCGCCATGTGGCTGGATACCGACCACGGCGATCTGCCTGAAACCCCGTCCGCACACCATCCGACACCTCAAGAAAAGAATCCGAAAATGAGCCACATCTCCCCTATTGCCGACATTCTTGCCGACATCAAAGCCGGCAAAATGGTCATCATTACCGACGCCGAAGACCGCGAAAACGAAGGCGATTTAATCATGGCTGCCCAATTTGTAACGCCGCAAGCCATTAATTTTATGATCAAACATGCTCGCGGATTGGTGTGCCTGCCGATGAACGACGAGCTGGTCGACCGCTTAAACCTGCCTCAGATGACGCAGAAAAACGGCGCACAATACGGCACCAACTTCACCGTATCCATCGAGGCTGCCCACGGCATTTCCACCGGCATTTCCGCCGCAGACCGCGCCTTAACGATTCAGACGGCCGTGTCGCCGACGGTTAAAGCCGAAGACATCGTCCAGCCCGGCCACATTTTCCCGCTGCGTTCGCAAAAAGGCGGCGTATTGGTGCGCGCCGGACACACCGAAGCCGCCGTCGATCTAGCACAAATGAGCGGCCTGATTCCCGCTGGTGTGATCTGTGAAATTCTCAACGACGACGGTACCATGGCGCGTATGCCCGAGCTGATGAAGTTCGCCGAAGAACACAATCTGAAAATCGGCACTATCGCCGATCTGATCGAATACCGCAGCCGCACTGAAAGCCTGCTCGAAGAAATGGGCGACACCACCGTGAACACCCCTTGGGGCGAATTTCAGCAGCATGTGTATGTAGATAAACTTTCCGGCGAAACCCATTTGGCTTTGGTAAAAGGCGAATTGTCGCCGGAAAAAGAAACTTTGGTGCGCGTGCACGAGCCGTTTAGCGTGATGGACTTTATCCAAGCCGACCCCAACCATTCTTGGCCGATTCCCCTTGCGCTGCAAAGAATCCAGCAAGCCGACGCGGGCGTGATTATTTTGTTGCACCGCACCGAAGACGGCGCCGCCCTCCTCGACCGAACTTTGCCGAAAAACAGCTTCCAAGTGAAAAAGTGGGACAGAAAAACCTACGGCATCGGCGCACAGATTTTGGCCGGCTTAAACGTGCAAAAAATGCGTGTGATGGGCAAACCTTCATCCATGAATGGCCTAACCGGCTTCGGTTTGGAAGTGGTTGGCTTTGAAGAAGCGCCGGAAAACAAATAG
- a CDS encoding energy-coupling factor ABC transporter permease gives MNFLNPWFPFEWTIAAHIIWAAFLLLTARRAFSAAAKHPAAISVAVICLAVLWTLNADLSSGQLAGMNYHLLGINLVALMLGTPAALWLSTLLLIPYAAVHGIENLGVTSLNALFLLLPALSINLLLRKIAVRLPPNLFVYIFFNGFISAALGMLLTGVFIVLLLQTAGVFSAEALWSSAFPVFFLLTWGEAFLNGIFTAIFVALRPQWLATFDDARYLHTESSIWK, from the coding sequence ATGAACTTCCTTAACCCATGGTTTCCGTTCGAATGGACAATCGCCGCCCACATTATCTGGGCGGCTTTTCTGCTGCTTACCGCCCGACGCGCTTTCTCGGCCGCAGCGAAGCATCCTGCCGCCATTAGTGTTGCAGTCATCTGCTTGGCCGTTTTATGGACCTTAAACGCCGATTTAAGCAGCGGTCAGTTAGCCGGAATGAACTACCATCTTCTCGGCATCAATTTAGTTGCCTTGATGCTGGGCACACCGGCCGCTTTATGGTTGAGCACTTTACTGCTGATACCGTATGCCGCCGTTCACGGCATTGAAAACCTTGGCGTAACCAGTCTTAACGCACTGTTTTTATTATTGCCCGCCTTGAGCATAAACCTGCTGTTACGCAAAATAGCGGTTCGCCTGCCGCCTAATTTGTTCGTGTATATTTTTTTCAACGGCTTTATTTCAGCCGCATTAGGCATGCTGTTGACCGGCGTATTCATCGTTTTGCTGCTGCAAACAGCGGGCGTGTTTTCAGCGGAAGCGCTGTGGTCGTCGGCATTTCCTGTTTTCTTCCTGCTTACATGGGGCGAAGCGTTTTTAAACGGCATTTTTACCGCGATATTTGTCGCGCTTCGCCCCCAGTGGCTGGCTACCTTTGACGATGCCCGTTATTTGCATACAGAAAGCAGCATCTGGAAATAA
- a CDS encoding peptidylprolyl isomerase encodes MIKLHTNFGVIGIELDYEKAPVTAANFEQYVKDGFYDGLIFHRVIKGFMIQGGGMDENMNEKEGRDPIQNEAQNGLKNDKYTIAMARTQAPHSASSQFFINTKDNTFLNHTEPSLHGWGYAVFGKVVEGTDVVDAIENVKTKRHGYHDDVPVDAVVITKAEIV; translated from the coding sequence ATGATTAAATTACACACCAATTTCGGCGTTATCGGCATCGAACTCGACTACGAAAAAGCTCCGGTAACTGCAGCTAACTTCGAGCAATATGTTAAAGACGGTTTTTACGACGGCCTGATTTTCCACCGCGTTATCAAAGGCTTCATGATTCAAGGCGGCGGTATGGACGAAAACATGAATGAAAAAGAAGGCCGCGATCCGATTCAAAACGAAGCCCAAAACGGCTTGAAAAACGACAAATACACCATCGCCATGGCCCGTACCCAAGCGCCCCACTCTGCTTCTTCGCAGTTTTTCATCAATACGAAAGACAATACGTTCCTGAACCACACCGAACCGAGCCTGCACGGCTGGGGCTACGCTGTATTCGGCAAAGTGGTAGAAGGTACTGATGTGGTGGACGCTATTGAAAATGTGAAAACCAAGCGCCATGGCTATCACGATGATGTGCCGGTAGATGCGGTGGTGATTACCAAAGCGGAAATCGTGTAA
- the hisB gene encoding imidazoleglycerol-phosphate dehydratase HisB, protein MNKTQLHLQNLQFLIKEAGSMAELARRCGYDNSASLSQIKRRLEQQSDDENGRGIRPSLLAKLENGMGKRKGWMNREHDPEMEQRKKAEAAARLEESKAEAAANVHALAPVLDFEQAEGRVAIVSRNTYETQITVAINLDGTGKSRLDTGVPFLNHMLEQIARHGMIDMDITCKGDVHIDDHHSVEDIGITLGQALKKALGDKAGVRRYGHAYVPLDEALSRVVIDLSGRPGLVYNVEFTRAWIGKFDVDLFSEFFTGLINHSMITLHIDNLRGKNAHHQAETIFKAFGRALRMAVEFDERMAGQTPSTKGTLTA, encoded by the coding sequence ATGAATAAGACACAACTTCACTTACAAAACTTACAGTTTTTAATTAAAGAAGCAGGTTCCATGGCCGAGCTGGCAAGACGTTGCGGTTATGATAACTCTGCATCTTTGTCGCAAATCAAACGCCGTTTGGAGCAGCAAAGCGATGATGAAAACGGCAGAGGTATCCGCCCCTCGTTGCTGGCCAAGCTGGAAAACGGCATGGGCAAGCGCAAAGGCTGGATGAACCGCGAGCATGATCCTGAAATGGAACAACGTAAAAAAGCAGAAGCCGCAGCACGTTTGGAAGAAAGCAAGGCCGAAGCAGCGGCAAATGTACACGCTTTAGCGCCAGTATTGGATTTTGAGCAAGCTGAAGGCCGCGTTGCTATTGTGAGCCGCAATACTTACGAAACGCAGATTACAGTTGCCATTAACCTCGACGGCACAGGCAAGAGCCGCCTCGACACAGGTGTGCCGTTCCTCAACCACATGCTTGAGCAAATCGCCCGCCACGGCATGATTGATATGGACATTACCTGCAAAGGCGACGTACATATCGACGACCACCATTCGGTAGAAGATATCGGTATTACTTTAGGGCAGGCATTGAAAAAGGCATTGGGCGATAAAGCAGGTGTGCGCCGTTATGGTCATGCCTATGTGCCGCTGGACGAAGCTTTGAGCCGCGTTGTGATTGACTTGTCAGGCCGCCCGGGCTTGGTTTACAACGTTGAATTTACCCGCGCTTGGATTGGCAAGTTTGATGTGGATTTGTTCAGTGAGTTCTTTACAGGCTTGATCAACCACAGCATGATTACCCTGCACATTGATAATCTGCGCGGCAAAAACGCCCACCATCAGGCGGAAACCATATTCAAAGCATTCGGCCGCGCTTTGCGTATGGCGGTAGAGTTTGACGAACGCATGGCAGGTCAAACGCCTTCTACCAAAGGTACGCTCACAGCCTGA
- a CDS encoding 23S rRNA (adenine(2030)-N(6))-methyltransferase RlmJ — MLSYRHAFHAGNHADVLKHFILYLVLDYFNRKDKPYWYIDTHSGAGLYDLYSNESQKVGEYKQGIERLNSSDKLPELLQAFTGRLKDILPGENLYCGSPWLAQALTRASDKLRLFELHPTDFKHLQNNMQEAGLGKRGQVMQSDGFQGLIALLPPPTRRAVVLIDPPYEEKQDYARVANVLKDAKKRFESGCYLIWYPCLSREESRKLPEQLKKIFPDNYLNAELHVHAPRSDGFGMHGSGMFVVNPPYLLAEQLQKNLPELVQILRQDEFARFVLDFQIK, encoded by the coding sequence ATGCTCAGTTATCGTCATGCTTTTCATGCCGGCAATCATGCCGATGTGCTTAAACATTTTATTTTGTATTTGGTTTTGGATTATTTTAACCGTAAGGACAAACCTTATTGGTACATAGATACCCACAGCGGTGCCGGTCTTTATGATTTGTATAGTAACGAATCTCAAAAGGTTGGTGAGTATAAGCAAGGCATTGAACGGTTAAATTCTTCTGACAAACTTCCTGAATTGCTCCAAGCATTTACAGGCCGTCTGAAAGATATTTTGCCGGGTGAAAACCTTTATTGCGGTTCGCCTTGGTTGGCTCAGGCTTTAACGCGCGCAAGTGATAAGTTGCGTTTGTTTGAACTGCATCCTACTGATTTTAAACATTTACAGAATAATATGCAGGAAGCGGGATTGGGTAAACGCGGGCAGGTTATGCAGTCCGACGGTTTTCAGGGATTGATCGCCCTGCTTCCTCCGCCAACCCGCCGGGCGGTGGTGCTCATTGATCCGCCTTATGAGGAAAAACAAGACTATGCGCGGGTGGCCAATGTTTTAAAAGACGCTAAAAAACGATTTGAATCAGGATGTTATTTGATCTGGTATCCGTGCTTGAGCCGCGAGGAAAGTAGGAAGCTGCCTGAGCAACTGAAAAAGATTTTTCCCGATAATTATTTAAACGCAGAACTCCATGTTCATGCTCCCCGTTCAGACGGCTTCGGTATGCACGGCAGCGGGATGTTTGTCGTGAATCCGCCTTATCTGCTTGCCGAACAGCTGCAAAAGAATTTACCTGAATTGGTACAAATATTGAGGCAAGACGAATTTGCACGTTTTGTGCTGGATTTTCAGATCAAATAA
- the trxB gene encoding thioredoxin-disulfide reductase — MSKHHKLIILGSGPAGYTAAVYAARANLQPVIITGMAQGGQLMTTTEVDNWPADPDGVQGPELMARFLAHAERFGTEIIFDHIHTVDLKKRPFTLTGDMGEYTCDALIVATGASAKYLGMPFEEKFAGKGVSACATCDGFFYKQQDVAVVGGGNTAVEEALYLSNIANTVTLIHRRDTFRAEKIMVDKLMQRVEEGKIILKLNAVLDDITGDDMGVSGARLKYNDGSTEEIEVKGVFIAIGHKPNTDIFKGQLDMDETGYLITKGGSANNVGATNIEGVWAAGDVKDHTYRQAITSAASGCQAALDAERWLDRQH, encoded by the coding sequence ATGAGTAAGCACCATAAACTGATTATTTTAGGCTCCGGCCCCGCTGGATACACGGCTGCGGTGTACGCCGCCCGCGCCAATCTGCAACCTGTGATCATCACCGGCATGGCTCAAGGCGGCCAGCTGATGACGACGACCGAAGTCGATAACTGGCCTGCCGATCCCGACGGCGTGCAAGGTCCTGAATTGATGGCCCGCTTTTTGGCACACGCCGAGCGTTTCGGCACCGAAATTATTTTCGACCACATCCACACCGTCGATTTGAAAAAACGCCCTTTCACGCTCACCGGCGATATGGGCGAATACACTTGCGACGCTTTGATTGTAGCCACAGGCGCATCAGCCAAATATCTCGGTATGCCGTTTGAAGAAAAATTTGCCGGCAAAGGCGTTTCCGCATGCGCAACGTGCGACGGATTCTTTTATAAACAACAAGATGTTGCCGTTGTCGGCGGCGGTAATACAGCCGTAGAAGAAGCCTTGTATTTATCCAATATTGCCAACACCGTTACCTTGATTCACCGCCGCGACACTTTCCGCGCTGAAAAAATCATGGTGGATAAATTGATGCAGCGCGTAGAAGAAGGCAAAATCATTCTGAAACTGAACGCGGTTTTGGATGATATTACCGGCGACGATATGGGCGTAAGCGGCGCACGTTTGAAATACAACGACGGCAGCACCGAAGAGATTGAAGTAAAAGGCGTTTTCATCGCCATCGGTCACAAACCCAACACCGACATTTTCAAAGGCCAGCTCGATATGGATGAAACCGGTTATCTCATCACCAAAGGCGGCAGCGCCAACAATGTGGGGGCAACCAATATCGAAGGCGTGTGGGCTGCCGGCGACGTGAAAGACCACACTTACCGCCAAGCCATTACCAGCGCGGCCTCCGGTTGCCAAGCGGCTTTAGACGCAGAACGCTGGCTCGACCGCCAACATTAA
- a CDS encoding gamma-butyrobetaine hydroxylase-like domain-containing protein, with product MKHPAPQEIRLNHHRDALTLVYQGIEKKLPAEYLRVYSPSAEVRGHAPGQAILQTGKVDVLITDLYPAGHYALKITFSDGHDSGLYDWDYLYKLAHEYDTMWAEYLHQIEKQGASRQA from the coding sequence ATGAAACATCCGGCCCCGCAAGAAATCCGTCTCAATCATCACCGCGACGCACTGACATTAGTTTATCAAGGCATCGAAAAAAAACTTCCTGCCGAATATTTGCGCGTATACTCGCCCAGTGCCGAAGTGAGAGGGCACGCTCCGGGACAAGCAATACTGCAAACCGGCAAAGTAGATGTTTTGATTACCGATTTATATCCCGCCGGTCATTATGCTTTGAAAATCACTTTTTCAGACGGCCACGATAGCGGCCTCTACGACTGGGATTATTTATATAAATTGGCACACGAATACGATACAATGTGGGCCGAATACTTACACCAAATCGAGAAGCAGGGTGCTTCGCGCCAAGCCTAA